In Halopseudomonas xinjiangensis, a single genomic region encodes these proteins:
- a CDS encoding heavy metal translocating P-type ATPase, with the protein MLQPTRCYHCGEPVPTGAPWTCDILGQTRPMCCPGCQAVAESIVAGGLESYYRHRTENSANPEALPAVLQDELEMLDRSDVQQRYVSASGDQREIQLLIEGISCAACGWLIEQRLTKLSGVSHASLNLGNHRLSVTWDASQTRLSAVMAELKRIGYGAHPYEADKASAQIARENRQYLRRLGLAGLMFMQVMMATMGLYEEFNQDLTPEMATLLRWASLLMTTPVVFYSCTPFFKGAWRDLRTRRLTMDVSVSLAIGGAYLAGIWATVTDQGEVYFDSVTMFAFFLLAGRYLERRARQRTVESTARLVNLLPPSAVRLDADGQRQRIMLEEVRTGDVLEVRPGESVPADGVITEGVSSIDESALSGEYLPLAKVAGDRVVAGTLNVEGPLRIRVDAIGDATRLSAIVRLLERAQSDKPRLGRLADQVAQYFLVCVLSAAIIVGAAWWWYAGGQTAFWIVLAMLVATCPCALSLATPTALTTATGSLHKLGLLVTRGHVLEGLTKVDSVIVDKTGTLTEGRMTLERIQPFDGHDADQALIWARMLEARSEHPVARAFGRSIELADTVQAYPGQGLEGQCHGNTLRIGKPDFVCALSGHPVVDYPQESGQWLLLGGTGGPIAWFVLNDRLRADARQLIDGLKSRGLKVTLLSGDHSSVVASVAAKLGIEEAIGNASPDDKLAIVQQRQAEGATVLMLGDGVNDVPVLASADISVAMGGASDLAKTNADAVLLSGHLQVLLDALDGARRTRRVMVQNLFWASAYNAAILPLAALGLVTPAWAAIGMSASSLLVVLNALRLVRVARKRPVATHPSPFVEEPA; encoded by the coding sequence ATGCTCCAACCCACCCGTTGCTATCACTGCGGCGAGCCGGTCCCAACCGGTGCGCCGTGGACATGCGACATTCTTGGCCAGACCCGGCCAATGTGCTGCCCCGGCTGCCAGGCCGTGGCCGAGTCGATCGTCGCGGGTGGACTGGAATCGTATTACCGCCACCGGACTGAAAACTCTGCCAATCCCGAAGCGCTGCCGGCTGTCCTCCAGGACGAGCTGGAGATGCTCGATCGCAGCGACGTGCAGCAGCGTTATGTGAGTGCCAGCGGCGATCAGCGGGAAATACAGCTGCTGATAGAAGGCATATCCTGCGCGGCCTGCGGCTGGCTTATAGAGCAACGTCTGACCAAGCTGTCAGGCGTCAGTCACGCCAGCCTGAACCTGGGCAACCATCGCCTCAGCGTGACCTGGGATGCGAGCCAGACGCGCCTGTCAGCGGTAATGGCCGAGCTCAAGCGCATCGGCTACGGCGCGCACCCTTACGAAGCGGACAAGGCCAGCGCGCAGATCGCCAGGGAAAACCGCCAGTACCTGCGCCGTCTCGGGCTCGCCGGCTTGATGTTCATGCAGGTAATGATGGCAACCATGGGGCTGTATGAGGAGTTCAATCAGGACCTGACGCCGGAAATGGCAACGTTGCTGCGCTGGGCCAGCCTGCTCATGACTACCCCGGTGGTGTTCTACAGCTGTACGCCGTTCTTCAAGGGCGCTTGGCGGGATTTGCGCACACGGCGCCTGACCATGGACGTCTCCGTATCGCTGGCTATCGGCGGTGCGTATCTGGCGGGTATTTGGGCGACAGTGACCGATCAGGGTGAGGTGTATTTCGATTCGGTCACGATGTTCGCTTTCTTTCTACTGGCGGGCCGTTATCTCGAGCGCCGTGCGCGCCAGCGTACCGTCGAGAGTACTGCGCGGCTGGTCAATCTGCTTCCGCCAAGCGCCGTACGGCTCGATGCGGATGGCCAACGTCAGCGGATCATGCTCGAGGAAGTTCGCACCGGCGACGTGCTCGAGGTTCGCCCCGGTGAGAGCGTTCCAGCGGACGGGGTGATTACCGAAGGGGTCAGCAGCATTGATGAATCGGCGCTATCCGGTGAGTATCTGCCGCTGGCCAAGGTTGCCGGTGATCGCGTCGTCGCTGGCACGTTGAACGTCGAGGGGCCGCTGCGCATCCGAGTCGATGCGATAGGTGACGCTACCCGGCTGTCGGCTATCGTCCGTCTGCTCGAGCGCGCGCAGTCGGACAAGCCTCGTCTCGGCCGGCTGGCCGACCAGGTTGCCCAGTATTTCCTTGTATGCGTATTGAGCGCGGCAATCATTGTTGGCGCCGCCTGGTGGTGGTACGCCGGGGGTCAAACTGCGTTCTGGATCGTCCTGGCGATGCTGGTCGCAACCTGCCCCTGCGCGCTTTCACTGGCTACACCCACCGCTCTGACCACGGCGACCGGGAGCCTGCACAAGCTCGGCCTGCTGGTGACTCGCGGCCACGTACTGGAAGGCCTGACCAAGGTCGACAGCGTGATCGTCGACAAGACGGGGACGCTGACCGAGGGTCGCATGACCCTTGAGCGCATACAGCCATTCGACGGACACGACGCCGATCAGGCCCTGATCTGGGCGCGCATGCTTGAAGCTCGCTCGGAGCACCCGGTCGCCCGAGCCTTCGGCCGCTCGATCGAGCTTGCTGACACGGTGCAGGCCTACCCCGGTCAGGGACTGGAAGGTCAGTGTCACGGCAACACGCTGCGCATCGGCAAACCGGATTTCGTCTGTGCACTCTCGGGCCACCCGGTTGTCGATTACCCACAAGAGAGCGGCCAATGGCTGCTGCTTGGCGGCACTGGCGGCCCTATCGCCTGGTTCGTGCTGAACGACCGCCTGCGCGCCGATGCACGGCAGCTCATCGATGGCCTGAAGTCGCGCGGGCTCAAGGTCACGCTGCTTTCCGGCGACCACAGCAGTGTCGTCGCCAGCGTGGCGGCGAAATTGGGCATCGAGGAGGCAATAGGCAATGCCAGCCCCGACGACAAGCTTGCGATCGTGCAACAGCGCCAGGCTGAGGGCGCGACCGTGCTTATGCTTGGCGATGGGGTAAATGACGTACCGGTCCTGGCCAGCGCGGACATCTCGGTCGCCATGGGCGGCGCCTCGGATCTGGCCAAGACCAACGCTGACGCCGTGCTGCTTAGCGGGCATCTGCAGGTGCTGCTGGATGCGCTCGATGGCGCGCGCCGTACTCGTCGCGTGATGGTGCAGAATCTGTTCTGGGCCAGCGCGTACAATGCCGCTATTCTGCCGCTCGCCGCGCTCGGCCTGGTCACCCCCGCCTGGGCTGCGATAGGCATGTCGGCCAGTTCGTTGCTGGTCGTGCTCAACGCACTGCGGCTGGTTCGCGTTGCCCGCAAGCGCCCAGTCGCGACCCACCCTTCCCCCTTCGTGGAGGAACCCGCATGA
- the ccoS gene encoding cbb3-type cytochrome oxidase assembly protein CcoS, whose amino-acid sequence MTILYVLVPVAMLLVIIAIWVFTWAVNNGQYDDLDSPAHSILFDDEDPAHLAAQKGEDKDEAARPVAEAEPGDDRQEPPRS is encoded by the coding sequence ATGACGATTCTCTACGTTCTCGTTCCGGTCGCTATGCTGCTGGTGATCATCGCAATATGGGTATTTACCTGGGCGGTCAACAACGGCCAGTACGACGACCTCGACAGCCCTGCCCACAGCATCCTGTTCGACGATGAAGATCCGGCTCACCTCGCCGCGCAAAAAGGCGAAGACAAAGACGAGGCGGCACGGCCTGTGGCCGAAGCTGAGCCTGGCGACGATCGGCAGGAGCCGCCGCGCTCGTGA
- a CDS encoding sulfite exporter TauE/SafE family protein: MSELVPLLLTALALGLLGGGHCIGMCGGLMGALTLAIPAEHRHGWRLWRVLIGYNIGRISSYTAAGALLGSLGWLARDAGLGPALRVVAGLLMISMGLYLANWWSGLTRIEAVGRGLWKYLQPLARRLMPVSRMPQAIALGAVWGWLPCGLVYSTLIWASSQGSAPLSAGLMLAFGLGTLPTLLATGLAAQRMLALLRKRPVRITAAVLVIVFGIWTIPGPHNAWVMGSGHSGHQHGDVDSTAPVVQPEDATHHQH, from the coding sequence GTGAGTGAGCTCGTTCCGCTGTTACTGACCGCTCTGGCGCTGGGCCTGCTCGGCGGGGGGCATTGTATCGGCATGTGCGGCGGACTGATGGGCGCACTGACGCTGGCGATTCCGGCAGAGCACCGCCACGGCTGGCGGTTGTGGCGGGTGCTGATCGGTTACAACATTGGACGCATCAGCAGCTATACCGCCGCCGGCGCGCTGTTGGGCAGCCTCGGCTGGCTGGCCAGGGACGCGGGCCTCGGGCCTGCCCTGCGGGTGGTGGCCGGCCTGCTGATGATCTCCATGGGTCTGTATCTGGCCAACTGGTGGTCAGGTCTGACGCGTATCGAAGCGGTGGGCCGCGGTTTGTGGAAATACCTGCAACCTCTCGCCCGCCGGCTGATGCCGGTCAGTCGCATGCCACAAGCCATTGCGCTCGGCGCCGTCTGGGGTTGGCTTCCATGCGGGCTGGTCTACAGCACTCTGATCTGGGCCAGCAGCCAAGGCAGCGCGCCGCTGTCTGCCGGTCTCATGCTCGCTTTTGGTCTCGGCACGCTGCCGACGCTCCTGGCCACCGGCCTGGCTGCGCAAAGAATGCTCGCCTTGCTGCGCAAGCGCCCTGTACGCATCACCGCTGCGGTACTGGTCATCGTGTTTGGCATCTGGACCATCCCGGGACCGCACAACGCGTGGGTAATGGGCTCGGGTCACTCCGGTCACCAGCACGGTGATGTCGATTCGACGGCACCAGTCGTTCAGCCGGAAGACGCTACGCATCACCAACATTGA
- the fnr gene encoding fumarate/nitrate reduction transcriptional regulator Fnr encodes MNDAIKLRALPEAHCKDCSLSSMCLPLALQAEEMDALDDIVKRGRPLKKGDMLFRQGDPFASIYALRSGAVKTFSLSDSGEEQITGFHLASELIGLSGMDDNAYPVSAVALETTSVCEIPFERLDDLTATTPQLRKQLMRLMSREIRDDQQMMLLLSKKTADERIATLLINLSARFRARGYSAKAFRLAMSRNEIGNYLGLAVETVSRVFTRFQQQGLIAAEGKQIELLDHTQLCALAGGQGE; translated from the coding sequence ATGAACGATGCCATCAAACTTCGCGCGCTTCCCGAGGCGCATTGCAAGGATTGCTCACTATCGAGCATGTGCCTGCCCCTGGCGCTGCAAGCCGAGGAGATGGATGCGCTCGACGACATCGTCAAGCGTGGCCGCCCCTTGAAAAAGGGTGACATGCTGTTTCGTCAGGGGGATCCCTTTGCATCGATCTACGCCCTGCGTTCCGGCGCAGTCAAGACGTTCAGTCTGTCGGATTCGGGCGAAGAGCAGATCACCGGCTTTCATCTGGCCAGCGAGTTGATCGGCCTGTCAGGCATGGATGACAATGCCTACCCGGTCTCGGCCGTGGCGCTGGAAACTACCTCGGTGTGCGAGATTCCATTCGAACGACTGGATGATCTGACCGCAACCACGCCGCAACTGCGTAAGCAATTGATGCGCCTGATGAGCCGGGAAATCCGCGACGATCAGCAGATGATGCTCCTGCTTTCGAAGAAGACCGCAGACGAGCGCATCGCCACCCTGCTGATCAACCTGTCGGCACGCTTTCGCGCCCGCGGCTACTCGGCCAAGGCATTTCGCCTGGCGATGTCACGTAATGAAATCGGCAATTACCTCGGACTGGCTGTCGAAACGGTATCGCGCGTGTTCACCCGGTTTCAGCAACAGGGTCTGATCGCAGCGGAAGGCAAGCAGATCGAATTGCTCGACCACACACAACTTTGCGCACTGGCTGGCGGCCAGGGCGAATAA
- a CDS encoding adenine phosphoribosyltransferase, with amino-acid sequence MIFDEYTIKSLIRPVPDFPKPGIVFRDITPLYHSPRAMRMVADSLIQRYVESPVTHIGAIDARGFLLGAVLAYELNKPLVLFRKVGKLPAETLCEAYETEYGEAHLEVHKGALGEGDQVLLLDDLIATGGTFLAAASLIKQMGAEVYEAAAIIDLPDLGGSRKMQDADIPVFTLCAFEENE; translated from the coding sequence ATGATTTTCGATGAGTACACCATCAAGTCTCTGATCCGTCCGGTACCGGATTTTCCCAAGCCGGGTATCGTCTTTCGCGACATCACACCGCTTTACCACTCGCCGCGAGCGATGCGCATGGTCGCCGACAGTCTGATTCAGCGCTACGTTGAATCGCCGGTCACTCACATTGGCGCAATCGATGCCCGCGGCTTCCTGCTCGGTGCGGTGCTCGCATACGAACTGAACAAGCCGCTGGTGCTGTTTCGCAAGGTCGGCAAGCTGCCCGCCGAAACCCTCTGCGAAGCCTACGAAACCGAGTACGGCGAAGCGCATTTGGAGGTCCACAAGGGAGCCCTTGGCGAGGGCGATCAGGTACTGCTGCTCGACGACCTCATCGCCACCGGCGGCACCTTCCTCGCTGCTGCAAGCCTGATCAAGCAGATGGGTGCCGAAGTGTACGAAGCCGCGGCGATCATCGATCTGCCGGATCTGGGCGGCTCACGAAAGATGCAGGACGCCGATATCCCGGTATTCACTCTGTGCGCCTTTGAAGAAAACGAGTAG
- a CDS encoding MFS transporter has product MKKTSSCTRIEAGSADYRRACLALVVASLVIFANLYAIHPLLPQIASEFGVSELQAGSAFTVTSFTLGLSLLIHGPVSDAVGRKLPLLIGLAGTSLLTLAMAFVEDFATLIALRAALGFALGVLPAVAIAYLGDTMTRAALVGAVGLYISGNTLGGSGGRLLGGFIGDHFSLSTVFVCMGSAGLLGLIIVARLLPKERDFSPGPLSLAGSVQGFAMHMRNPALLPAFALGGLNFMIFLNLYTYLTFRLSGPPWSLGSGWLGLLFLTYLAGTFSATLSGRVPFPNIIRGMAAGVALLIIGSLMTLGTSLWLIIAGLLLNAFGFFLTHSLANTWVNQKAGAAKASAASLYSVSYYFGAALGIYYLEIFWQAGRWPAVVAAGVVILAINLGLIRYMRRHL; this is encoded by the coding sequence TTGAAGAAAACGAGTAGCTGCACACGTATCGAGGCAGGCTCGGCAGATTACCGCAGAGCCTGCCTCGCATTGGTCGTCGCCTCGCTGGTCATCTTTGCCAATCTCTACGCCATCCATCCGCTTCTTCCGCAGATCGCCAGCGAATTCGGCGTCAGCGAACTGCAGGCCGGTAGCGCCTTCACCGTAACGAGTTTTACCCTCGGGCTCTCGCTGCTCATTCACGGTCCCGTTTCAGATGCCGTCGGACGGAAGCTGCCGCTGCTGATCGGTCTTGCCGGAACCAGCCTACTGACGTTGGCGATGGCCTTCGTCGAGGATTTCGCAACGCTGATCGCCTTGCGCGCCGCGCTGGGTTTCGCACTCGGCGTGCTACCGGCAGTAGCCATCGCATACCTTGGCGACACCATGACGCGAGCAGCGCTGGTCGGTGCGGTCGGCCTGTATATCAGCGGGAACACGCTGGGCGGCTCCGGTGGTCGCCTGCTCGGCGGCTTCATCGGCGATCACTTCAGCCTCAGCACGGTATTTGTCTGCATGGGCAGCGCCGGTCTGCTGGGGCTGATAATCGTTGCCCGGCTGTTACCAAAGGAAAGGGATTTCTCGCCCGGGCCGCTGTCGCTGGCAGGCAGCGTTCAGGGCTTCGCCATGCATATGCGCAACCCGGCGCTGCTGCCTGCGTTCGCCCTCGGCGGGCTCAACTTCATGATTTTTCTGAACCTGTACACCTACCTTACCTTCAGACTGAGCGGGCCGCCCTGGTCGCTTGGCTCGGGTTGGCTTGGCCTACTGTTCCTGACCTACCTCGCCGGCACCTTTTCGGCAACTCTGTCGGGCCGTGTGCCCTTTCCCAACATCATCCGCGGCATGGCGGCAGGCGTGGCGCTGCTGATCATCGGCAGTTTGATGACCCTCGGCACCTCGCTGTGGTTGATCATCGCCGGTTTGCTGTTGAACGCATTCGGTTTTTTCCTGACTCATTCGCTTGCCAACACCTGGGTCAATCAGAAAGCGGGGGCCGCGAAGGCCAGCGCAGCGTCGTTGTACTCCGTTTCGTATTACTTCGGCGCCGCGCTGGGCATTTATTACCTGGAAATCTTCTGGCAGGCAGGCCGATGGCCCGCTGTCGTTGCCGCCGGGGTTGTCATCCTGGCAATCAATCTGGGGCTTATCCGGTACATGCGCCGGCATCTGTGA
- a CDS encoding response regulator translates to MPILTLPPDTRLLLIDDHQIYLDGLSLTLSNLCKQITLDHAHNAAEAEALVARHTFDLILLDLHLPDSSGLALLQKLRAIDSLVPIAILTGSTSPSDMDAALQLGAAGFISKTADGQMLLEAATRLLFGEQVVIASEGSPLDRQSSAKEMGVTPRQLEILDLLAEGLPNKVICQRLSLSEDTVKTHLKALFAAVNCHNRTECVSNARKLGLISF, encoded by the coding sequence ATGCCGATCCTGACCCTACCGCCGGACACCCGGTTGTTACTCATCGACGACCACCAGATCTACCTGGACGGGCTCAGCCTTACCCTGTCCAACCTGTGCAAGCAGATCACACTTGATCACGCGCACAATGCCGCTGAGGCCGAGGCGCTGGTAGCGCGACATACCTTTGATCTCATCCTGCTGGACCTGCACCTGCCCGACAGCAGTGGACTCGCGCTGCTCCAGAAACTGCGCGCGATCGACTCGCTGGTACCGATCGCCATCCTGACAGGGAGCACCAGCCCCAGCGACATGGATGCGGCTCTACAACTCGGCGCGGCGGGCTTTATCAGCAAGACCGCTGACGGGCAGATGCTGCTGGAAGCGGCCACCCGACTGTTGTTCGGTGAACAGGTAGTGATCGCCAGCGAAGGATCCCCCCTTGATCGACAGAGCAGCGCCAAGGAAATGGGCGTCACGCCACGTCAGCTGGAGATACTCGATCTGCTTGCCGAAGGGCTGCCGAACAAGGTCATCTGTCAGCGCCTTTCTTTATCGGAGGACACGGTAAAAACCCATCTCAAGGCCCTGTTCGCCGCCGTGAACTGCCACAACCGTACCGAGTGCGTCAGTAACGCCCGCAAGCTCGGCCTGATCAGCTTCTGA
- a CDS encoding hybrid sensor histidine kinase/response regulator, translated as MQDHSKAPQPESFDEPALLAQQRGFGRLRFEPSLEPGFLRYMHQRMADRSRLVAFIAAFFMLLFALIDLRYLPPELTRYSVPARLVALILICGTVWYAGRPHKVPARRAFISATFSYICSGLLVGVVIAGTRLTDMRVPVTHDGLYLVLLSGFFLVGLPTRHAVVGSWLIVAGYLIAEQAVGSPRIQIIASGLFLGSFAMIGSFGAYIYEHMMRGAYLNECLLKAARIRAERESQGKTRFLATASHDLRQPLHAMSLFIQHLDERVTDREARHTVRRLADSTHLLQAMLNSLLDISRLSVGMVRPQLRPINLLPWLQSMIDSVEASARERGIRLHLICPRYSAVYSDPLLLERLIRNYVNNALMHSGASEVRIEVTRLGQRTRLAVVDNGCGLSKEEQERIFEEFTQLRNPARTLDKGVGLGLSICRQLLHLLEYPSGVQSSPGQGARFWIEVPPADWTDASRAAVPQSGELLRGRIAIVENDQISREATETLLRHWGCQVTSYSSPEAAFDGIEEAAPDLLLSDYRLEGSMDGLDLIRALRERRSFAGPVVLVTADTSEELLEAARLADVAVVYKPVLPARLRRTLQKLMAELVRS; from the coding sequence ATGCAAGACCATAGCAAAGCGCCGCAGCCTGAGAGCTTCGACGAGCCCGCGCTCCTGGCGCAGCAGCGCGGGTTTGGCAGGCTGCGTTTCGAACCCTCCCTCGAACCGGGTTTCCTTCGCTACATGCATCAGCGGATGGCCGACCGGTCTCGATTGGTCGCGTTCATCGCTGCTTTCTTCATGCTGCTGTTTGCCTTGATCGACCTGCGCTACCTGCCACCGGAGCTGACCCGCTACAGCGTTCCTGCTCGGCTGGTCGCCCTGATACTCATATGTGGCACAGTCTGGTATGCGGGAAGACCACACAAAGTGCCGGCGCGGCGAGCGTTCATATCGGCGACCTTCTCGTATATCTGTTCCGGTCTCCTCGTCGGAGTAGTCATCGCCGGTACGCGCTTGACCGACATGCGTGTACCGGTGACGCATGATGGACTCTATTTGGTATTGCTGTCGGGTTTTTTTCTGGTGGGGCTGCCGACGCGACACGCGGTCGTCGGTTCCTGGTTGATCGTGGCAGGTTACCTGATAGCCGAGCAGGCGGTTGGCTCGCCGCGAATACAGATCATCGCCAGTGGCCTGTTTCTCGGTTCCTTCGCCATGATTGGCAGCTTCGGTGCGTACATTTACGAACACATGATGCGCGGTGCTTATCTCAATGAGTGTTTGCTGAAAGCGGCAAGGATCCGTGCCGAGCGTGAAAGCCAGGGCAAAACCCGCTTTCTGGCCACCGCCAGTCATGACCTGCGTCAGCCGTTGCATGCCATGTCATTGTTCATTCAGCACCTCGACGAGCGGGTGACTGACCGGGAGGCGCGGCATACGGTCCGCAGGCTGGCCGACTCGACGCACCTGCTCCAGGCGATGCTCAATTCGCTGCTGGATATCTCCCGACTGAGCGTCGGCATGGTCAGGCCGCAGCTACGCCCGATAAACCTTTTGCCATGGCTGCAAAGCATGATCGACAGCGTCGAAGCCTCCGCGCGGGAGCGAGGAATTCGCCTGCACCTCATCTGCCCGCGCTACAGCGCCGTGTACAGCGATCCGCTGCTCCTCGAACGCCTGATTCGAAACTATGTGAACAATGCATTGATGCACTCCGGAGCGAGCGAAGTTCGAATCGAAGTCACCCGTCTGGGGCAGCGTACCCGCCTGGCTGTGGTCGACAATGGCTGCGGCTTGAGCAAGGAAGAGCAGGAACGCATCTTCGAGGAGTTCACTCAGTTGCGGAACCCGGCCCGTACCCTTGACAAGGGGGTTGGCCTTGGCCTTTCCATCTGCCGTCAGTTGTTGCATTTGCTGGAATATCCCTCCGGCGTGCAGTCCTCACCGGGGCAGGGCGCGCGGTTCTGGATCGAAGTGCCTCCGGCGGATTGGACGGATGCATCCCGCGCAGCCGTGCCGCAGTCCGGCGAGTTGTTGCGTGGCAGGATCGCGATAGTGGAAAACGACCAGATCAGTCGAGAGGCGACCGAAACATTGCTTCGGCACTGGGGTTGCCAGGTGACCAGTTATTCCTCGCCGGAGGCCGCATTTGACGGGATAGAGGAGGCCGCCCCGGATCTGCTTCTGAGCGATTATCGCCTGGAGGGCTCGATGGATGGCCTGGATCTGATTCGGGCGCTACGTGAGCGTCGCTCGTTCGCTGGCCCAGTGGTACTGGTTACCGCCGACACCAGCGAAGAACTGCTCGAAGCAGCTCGCCTGGCTGACGTGGCGGTGGTTTACAAACCGGTATTGCCGGCGCGGTTGCGCCGAACGTTGCAGAAGCTGATGGCGGAGCTGGTCAGAAGCTGA
- a CDS encoding NADP-dependent oxidoreductase gives MPQSAHINRQILLASRPVGAPTEANFKIVESEVPKPGPGQMLLRNLWMSLDPYMRGRMSDAKSYAEPVPVGGVMTAGTVARVMESNLEGYQPGDLVMAYTGGWQDYTLSDGSMVFKQNPDMKRPSQAVGVLGMPGFTGYMGLMDIGQPKAGETVVVAAATGPVGAVVGQVAKLQGCRVVGIAGGAEKCGYAEAELGFDACLDHKRDDLAERLAAACPDGIDVYFENVGGKVFDAVMPLLNAHARVPVCGLISQYNATSLPNGPDRMPLLMRLLLSQRIRMQGFIIFDNYGPRYPEFLEVMTPWVDAGKVKVKEDVVEGLENAPQAFMGLLEGRNFGKLVVHIAD, from the coding sequence ATGCCGCAATCAGCCCACATCAACCGACAGATTCTGCTTGCCTCGCGCCCGGTCGGAGCGCCTACCGAAGCCAATTTCAAGATCGTCGAATCCGAGGTGCCCAAACCGGGCCCCGGCCAGATGTTGCTACGCAACCTGTGGATGTCCCTCGACCCCTACATGCGCGGCCGCATGAGCGATGCCAAGTCCTATGCCGAACCGGTACCGGTCGGTGGTGTGATGACTGCCGGCACGGTGGCGCGGGTCATGGAATCCAATCTGGAGGGTTATCAGCCAGGCGATCTGGTCATGGCCTACACCGGCGGCTGGCAGGATTACACCCTGTCCGACGGCAGCATGGTGTTCAAGCAGAACCCCGACATGAAGCGCCCGTCCCAGGCAGTGGGCGTGCTGGGCATGCCCGGTTTCACGGGTTATATGGGCCTGATGGATATCGGCCAGCCGAAGGCCGGCGAAACCGTAGTGGTGGCTGCTGCTACGGGCCCGGTGGGCGCGGTGGTTGGCCAGGTAGCGAAGCTGCAGGGGTGCCGCGTGGTGGGCATCGCCGGCGGGGCCGAGAAGTGCGGGTACGCAGAAGCTGAGCTTGGCTTCGATGCCTGTCTTGACCACAAGCGCGACGACCTTGCCGAACGGCTCGCCGCTGCCTGCCCCGACGGAATCGATGTCTACTTTGAAAACGTCGGCGGCAAGGTCTTCGATGCCGTCATGCCGTTGCTCAATGCGCATGCACGCGTGCCGGTATGCGGCCTCATATCGCAATACAACGCGACCTCCCTGCCGAACGGGCCGGACCGTATGCCGTTGCTGATGCGCTTGTTGCTGAGCCAGCGCATCCGCATGCAGGGATTCATTATCTTCGATAATTACGGGCCGCGTTATCCGGAGTTTCTCGAAGTCATGACGCCCTGGGTCGACGCTGGCAAGGTGAAGGTCAAGGAAGATGTCGTCGAAGGACTCGAGAACGCACCGCAGGCTTTCATGGGTCTGCTCGAGGGCCGCAACTTCGGCAAGCTGGTGGTGCATATCGCAGACTGA